The Rhodococcus sp. B50 DNA window GAAGGGTGTGGTGGTCTCGCATGCCGGTGTCGGTGGGGTGATTGCGGCCGAGCGTGAGCATTTCGGGGTCGATGCCTCGTCGCGGGTGTTGCATGTGTGTTCGCCGAGTTTCGATGTGTCGTTGCTCGAGTTGGGGGTGGGGTTTTCGGCGGGGGCGACGGTGGTGGTGGCGCCGGCGGGGGTCGGTGGTGGTCCGGATCTGGCGGATGTGATTGCGTCGCAGTCGGTGTCGCATGTGTTCATGACGCCGGGTGCGTTGGGGTCGATGGATCCTGCCGGGTTGGACGAGTTGCGTGTGGTGGTGGTGGCGGGGGAGTCGTTCACGCCGGATCTGGTGCGGCGGTGGTCGGTGCCGGGTCGGCGGCGGTTCTTCAATGCTTATGGTCCGACGGAGACGACGATTCTGGCGACGTCGTCGGCGGAGTTGGTGCCGGAGGCGCCGGTGGTGATCGGGTCGGCGATCGCGGGGGTGGGTGCGTTCGTGCTCGACGAGCGTCTGCGTCCGGTGCCCGAGGGTGTGGTGGGGGAGTTGTATGTGGCCGGGGCGCAGGTGGCGCGGGGTTATCACGGTCGGTTCGGGTTGACGGCGGCGCGGTTCGTGGCCGATCCGTTCACTGCGGGTGGTCGGATGTATCGGACGGGGGATCTGGTGCGTCGGGGTGGCGATGGGGTGTTCGAGTATGTGGGGCGTAGCGATTTCCAGGTGAAGATCCGGGGGTTCCGGGTCGAGTTGGGGGAGATCGATGCGGCGTTGTCGGCGGTGCCGGGGGTCGGTTTCGCGGTGACGGTGGGGGCGGTGTTGGCGTCGGGGGAGTCGGCGTTGGTGTCGTATGTGGTGCCCGAGGCGGGGGCGGTGTTGGATCCGGTGCGGGTGCGGGAGTCGGTGGCCGAGGTGGTGCCGGGGTTCATGGTGCCGTCGTTGGTGATGGTGCTCGATCGGGTGCCGTTGACGCCGGTGGGGAAGGTGGATCGGGCGGCGTTGCCGGAGCCGGTGTTCGAGGTGGCCGAGTATCGGGCGCCGCGGACGCCGATGGAGGTGGCCGTGGCCTCGGAGGTTGCGCAGGTTCTGGGTCTCGAGCGGGTCGGGTTGGATGATTCGTTCGTCGATCTCGGGGGTAATTCGTTGGCGGCGACGCGGTTGGTGGCGCGGTTGTCGGCGCGGTTGGGGTATCGGGTGGCGGTGCCGGTGGTGTTCGAGGCGTCGTCGGTGCTGGAGTTGGCGGCGCGGCTCGACGACACCGCCGGTGCCGGTGTCGGTGCCGGTGTCGATGCTGCTGCGGCCGGGGCCGGGGTGGTGTTGGCGGCGCGGCGGCGTCCGGAGCGGGTGCCGTTGTCGTTGGCGCAGCAACGCATGTGGTTCCTCGGTCGGTTCGATTCCTCTGCGGCATACAATATTCCGATCGTCGTACGGTTGACCGGCCGGCTCGACGTCGAGGCGATACGGGCGGCGGTCCGTGATCTCGTCGCCCGGCACGAAACGCTCCGTACCGTCTACCCCGAGGTCGACGGTGTCCCGGTGCAGGATGTCCTTCCGGTCGAGGCGTTCGTTCCGGATCTCGTCCCGATCGAGGTCGATTCCGGCGACGTGCAGGCCGAGATCGAAGCCGTCCTGGCGACCCGATTCGACGTCACCCGTGAGGTTCCCGTCCTCGCCCGGCTCCTGCGCTGCAGGAACGGTAGCGAAAGTGGCGACAGTGCAACCGATCACGTGCTCGTCGTGGTCGTCCATCACATCGCCGCCGACGGAGCGTCGCTGGCTCCGCTGACCCGCGACCTCGCCGCGTCCTATGCGGCGCGCGCGGCCGGAACGGTCCCGGATCTCCCGCCGTTGTCCGTCCAGTACGCGGACTACGCACTGTGGCAACGGGACGCGCTCGGAAGCGCGTCCGCCCCCGAGTCGGTCGCCGCACGGCAGCTCGACTACTGGCGACGCGCCCTCGACGGGTTGCCCGACCAGCTCGACCTGCCCACCGATCGCCCCCGCCCGACGGTGCAGTCGCACCGCGGGGGAAGCGTCGACGTCACCGTCGCCGCCCACGTCTACGACCGACTGCGCGAACTCGCCGCGAGCCGGGGTGCGACCCCGTTCATGGTCGTGCAGGCCGCGTTCGCGGTGATGTTGGCCCGACTGTCCGGGACGCGCGACATCGCGATCGGCACACCCATCGCCGGACGCACCGATCCGCTGCTCGACGATCTCATCGGCATGTTCGTCAACACGCTCGTCTTCCGGACGGTGGTGGACGCTGCCGAATCGTTCGAGGAACTCCTCGACCGCAGCCGCACAACGGTGCTGGAGGCCTTCGACCACGCCGACCTGCCGTTCGAGCGTCTCGTCGAAGCGCTCGATCCCGCCCGCTCCCTGGCCCGGCATCCGCTCTTCCAGGTGGGCCTGTCGTTCCAGAACCTGGCGCCGTCGCGACTGGAACTCCCGGACCTGGCCGTCGAGAGCCTCGTGCCCGAGACCCGGACGTCGCAGTTCGATCTGCATCTCGTCGTCGGCGAACACTTCGACCGGGACGGGCGGTGCACCGGTCTGGCCGGTCAGCTCACGTACGCGGCCGACCTGTTCGACGAGGAGACCGCCCGCTCGTTCTCGGACATGTTCGCGCGTGTGCTCGATGCGCTCGTCGCCACGCCGTCACGTCCCGTGGGGGACGCCGACATGCTGGGCGCACACCAGCGGTCCCGGGTGCTCGAGGCCGGCCGGGGCGCGCAGCGTCCACTGGACGCCTGCACCCTTCCCGATCTGTTCCGGGCGCAGGCGGGTCGCCGACCCGACGCGATCGCACTCGTCCACGACGGAACATCGATGTCCTACAAGGACTTCGACGATCGTGTGAACCAGTGTGCCCGTGCCCTGATCGCCGCCGGTGTCGGTCCGGAGACCCGGGTCGGCCTCATGATCGAGCAGTCGGCCGAACTGGTGGTCGCGATGTACGCTGCGTCCGTTGCCGGCGGAGCCTACGTTCCGCTCGACCCGTCCCTGCCGGCCGGACGCATCGCGCAGATCGTCGCGGCTGCCGGACCCGCCGTCGTCGTGTGTGCGGGTGCGGAGCCTGCCGCCGGCGATCTCGGCGACGCCGTGGTCATCGACGTCGACGACCCCGCCCACGCCTCGCTGTCCGCGGCGCCGGTGACCGACGCCGACCGGCGCGGCCCGCTGCAACCGGAGAACATCGCGTACGTGCTGTTCACCTCCGGCTCGACGGGCGTCCCCAAGGGCGTCGCGGTCACCCACCGCGCGGTGACCAACCAGATGCGGTGGATGCAGGAACGTTTCGGCCTCGGGCCCGACGACGTGTCGGTCCTGCACACCCCGGCGACCTTCGACCTGTCCGTCTGGGAGTTCTGGGGCTGGTCGACGTGCGGTGGTCGCCTGGTCGTCGCCGACCGCGGACGCCATCCCGATCCTCGTGCCATGACCGCCATGCTCGAGCGCGAAGGGGTCACGACCTTCCACGGCGTTCCGACGATGCTCGACATGCTCCTGTCGGGTGTG harbors:
- a CDS encoding non-ribosomal peptide synthetase, coding for MVSHAGVGGVIAAEREHFGVDASSRVLHVCSPSFDVSLLELGVGFSAGATVVVAPAGVGGGPDLADVIASQSVSHVFMTPGALGSMDPAGLDELRVVVVAGESFTPDLVRRWSVPGRRRFFNAYGPTETTILATSSAELVPEAPVVIGSAIAGVGAFVLDERLRPVPEGVVGELYVAGAQVARGYHGRFGLTAARFVADPFTAGGRMYRTGDLVRRGGDGVFEYVGRSDFQVKIRGFRVELGEIDAALSAVPGVGFAVTVGAVLASGESALVSYVVPEAGAVLDPVRVRESVAEVVPGFMVPSLVMVLDRVPLTPVGKVDRAALPEPVFEVAEYRAPRTPMEVAVASEVAQVLGLERVGLDDSFVDLGGNSLAATRLVARLSARLGYRVAVPVVFEASSVLELAARLDDTAGAGVGAGVDAAAAGAGVVLAARRRPERVPLSLAQQRMWFLGRFDSSAAYNIPIVVRLTGRLDVEAIRAAVRDLVARHETLRTVYPEVDGVPVQDVLPVEAFVPDLVPIEVDSGDVQAEIEAVLATRFDVTREVPVLARLLRCRNGSESGDSATDHVLVVVVHHIAADGASLAPLTRDLAASYAARAAGTVPDLPPLSVQYADYALWQRDALGSASAPESVAARQLDYWRRALDGLPDQLDLPTDRPRPTVQSHRGGSVDVTVAAHVYDRLRELAASRGATPFMVVQAAFAVMLARLSGTRDIAIGTPIAGRTDPLLDDLIGMFVNTLVFRTVVDAAESFEELLDRSRTTVLEAFDHADLPFERLVEALDPARSLARHPLFQVGLSFQNLAPSRLELPDLAVESLVPETRTSQFDLHLVVGEHFDRDGRCTGLAGQLTYAADLFDEETARSFSDMFARVLDALVATPSRPVGDADMLGAHQRSRVLEAGRGAQRPLDACTLPDLFRAQAGRRPDAIALVHDGTSMSYKDFDDRVNQCARALIAAGVGPETRVGLMIEQSAELVVAMYAASVAGGAYVPLDPSLPAGRIAQIVAAAGPAVVVCAGAEPAAGDLGDAVVIDVDDPAHASLSAAPVTDADRRGPLQPENIAYVLFTSGSTGVPKGVAVTHRAVTNQMRWMQERFGLGPDDVSVLHTPATFDLSVWEFWGWSTCGGRLVVADRGRHPDPRAMTAMLEREGVTTFHGVPTMLDMLLSGVEGRLPSTLRHVLSIGESLPVATAQAFATRSDAELVNLYGPTEAAVAVTDHPVTGADVHAVPIGTPVWNTGVHVLDDRLGAVPIGTVGELYLAGDQLARGYIAREGETAGRFVANPFGCGERLYRTGDLVRWVTTARGPELEYVGRRDLQVKIRGFRIELGEIEDALRACPGIIAAAATVQQDARRGDRVVAFVVTADGSAPDTAALRTSLGERLPNYMVPADIRAIDCLPKGNTGKLDRKALPLVPSAPTGHRPPVTGVESVVAETFGKVLGVESIGRDDDFFRSGGTSLVAVRAVSELGTVLGRPVPLEWLFAHSVVAELAERIERGDRDGEQSASNAFDVVFPLRTGLTEGEPVFFVHPVVGLAWGFSRLAEFVDADRPVYGLQSPALSGTEELPGSIREWAALYVNEIRRAHPEGPYHLVGWSMGGVIAHEMAVQLQQRGSSVGSLVLLDAHVPAPLPESVDPQSVALAALNGLDNGSRGVTSVGDITSILGRGEIDNDVFPSMESFLGGISHSFDVLERHCPGRFDGELLFVGSRSSSSPEGDSRRDWTEFVTGRVHRHDIDVSHWAMTGEHACRTVGPLLASWCNRRVCPNCEASERDSKLRVGD